A genomic stretch from Arachis stenosperma cultivar V10309 chromosome 3, arast.V10309.gnm1.PFL2, whole genome shotgun sequence includes:
- the LOC130970697 gene encoding probable amidase At4g34880 has product MAKAFFFFFSLLLLQTLLIMIIATSHVHAMFQLKEATIDEIQSAFARNEITSKHLVKLYKDEIFKRNPILRGVSDLNPDAEFEAEKADQERLAGKRGTKLSGIPVLVKDNIDFKKKKMSTTAGSYALVGSVVAEDAFVVKKLREAGAIILGKATLKQWNGFRSYNMPGGWSSYGGQGKNPYNLSNEVCGSSSGSAISMAANFATVSLGTETDGSIICPAAYNSIVGIKPTVNLTSRSGVIPISLRQDSVGPMARTVEDAVYVLDVIVGKDEKDEGTVNASKHIPEGGYAQYLNPRGLQGKRLGILRYPDSFNIFPENSVENATYQQLFQIMRDQGATLVDDIVIENTEEIYENEMIALLAELKRDLNSYLANLVSSPMRSLTDLIIFNYKHYVLEKIIEYPQDMFLDANKFDGISKEVQEAISNLETLSENGFEKMMKEKKLDALIYVGQKLVPFLAVGGYPAITVPGGYNNENMPLGVSFGGLKYSEPTLIEIAYSFEQATKKRRPPPDDVIILQVPQGRSSRAPRFNKY; this is encoded by the exons ATGGCAAAggctttcttcttcttcttctcattgCTGCTTCTTCAAACACTACTCATCATGATCATTGCAACAAGCCATGTTCATGCAATGTTTCAACTAAAAGAAGCAACCATCGACGAAATTCAAAGCGCTTTTGCGCGAAACGAAATCACATCAAAGCATCTAGTTAAGTTGTATAAAGATGAGATCTTTAAAAGAAACCCTATCCTTCGTGGCGTCTCGGATCTAAATCCGGACGCAGAATTTGAGGCTGAGAAAGCCGACCAAGAGCGGTTGGCGGGGAAAAGAGGGACAAAGTTGAGTGGAATACCGGTGTTGGTAAAGGACAACATTGATttcaaaaagaagaagatgagtACGACGGCCGGTTCGTATGCGCTTGTTGGGTCGGTGGTGGCGGAGGACGCTTTTGTGGTGAAGAAGTTGAGGGAGGCTGGGGCCATCATTCTTGGCAAAGCCACCTTGAAGCAGTGGAATGGTTTTAGGTCTTACAATATGCCTGGTGGTTGGTCTTCCTATGGTGGCCAAGGCAAG AACCCTTATAACCTGAGCAATGAAGTGTGCGGATCAAGCAGTGGATCAGCAATATCAATGGCAGCAAACTTTGCAACGGTGTCATTAGGGACTGAAACCGATGGCTCAATAATTTGTCCTGCAGCATACAACTCAATCGTTGGAATCAAACCCACCGTTAACCTCACTAGCAGATCCGGCGTGATCCCTATTTCTCTAAGACAAGATTCCGTTGG GCCTATGGCTAGAACGGTAGAAGATGCAGTTTATGTTCTTGACGTAATTGTAGGGAAAGATGAGAAAGATGAAGGAACTGTGAATGCCTCTAAACACATTCCAGAGGGTGGCTATGCTCAATATCTGAATCCTCGTGGTCTACAAGGAAAAAGACTTGGAATCTTGAGATACCCTgattcttttaatatttttcctGAAAATTCTGTTGAGAATGCTACATATCAACAACTCTTCCAAATAATGAG GGATCAAGGTGCGACACTTGTGGATGACATAGTAATTGAGAATACTGAAGAAATTTATGAGAATGAAATGATAGCATTGTTAGCCGAGCTCAAGAGAGACTTGAATTCTTATCTGGCAAACCTCGTGTCTTCACCTATGCGATCCCTCACAGATCTCATCATCTTCAACTATAAACACTACGTCCTT GAGAAAATCATTGAATATCCACAAGACATGTTTCTAGATGCAAACAAGTTCGATGGAATAAGCAAAGAAGTTCAAGAAGCAATATCAAATCTAGAAACACTTTCCGAAAATGGgtttgagaagatgatgaaggaGAAGAAGCTTGATGCATTAATATATGTGGGACAAAAATTGGTTCCATTTTTAGCGGTTGGTGGTTACCCAGCAATAACAGTGCCTGGTGGATACAACAATGAGAATATGCCATTGGGCGTTTCCTTTGGAGGATTAAAGTATTCAGAACCAACTCTGATTGAAATTGCTTATTCTTTTGAACAAGCTACCAAGAAACGCAGGCCTCCTCCTGATGATGTAATCATACTGCAAGTACCACAAGGCAGGAGCAGCCGAGCACCTcgatttaataaatattaa
- the LOC130970277 gene encoding E3 ubiquitin-protein ligase UPL3-like — MRSVGTRSEPTFICGEEHSFFSGIYLRRGILSYLLENYLILSKRFWLLLYCIFQIEFNLLPIFRLTYINNLEEYISLVVDATIKTRITRQMEAFKAGFNQLSSTAANASSNGNGPSELADDDLPSVMTCANYLILPPYSTKKIMSNKLLYAINEG, encoded by the exons ATGAGATCTGTTGGTACACGCAGTGAACCG aCATTTATCTGTGGAGAGGAACATAGTTTCTTTTCGGGCATTTATCTGCGGAGAGGcatcttatcttatctcttaGAAAATTATCTGATTCTTAGTAAAAGATTTTGGCTTCTGTTATACTGTATTTTTCAAATTGAGTTTAACCTTCTACCAATTTTCAGGTTGACATACATTAATAATTTGGAGGAGTATATATCTTTAGTAGTTGATGCAACTATCAAGACTAGGATCACACGTCAAATGGAAGCATTTAAAGCAGGATTCAACCAG CTTTCGTCAACTGCAGCCAATGCTTCATCTAATGGGAATGGGCCTTCGGAATTAGCAGATGATGACTTGCCAAGTGTGATGACATGTGCTAATTACCTGATACTTCCTCCTTATTCTACCAAG AAAATTATGTCCAATAAGCTACTCTATGCAATCAATGAGGGCTAG
- the LOC130965600 gene encoding uncharacterized protein LOC130965600, with the protein MMQHWWWRVNALKRYRFTLKLLLKNPPSNFRDHSVCTLEGWKTTVKLISAEGFEFVVDKEAAMVSQTIHNMLTSPGNFAERRHGEVTFPEICTTILEKICQYFYWHLQFASGKETELPIESELTLELMVAANYLHT; encoded by the exons ATGATGCAACATTGGTGGTGGCGCGTAAATGCCCTAAAACGATATCGTTTCACTCTAAAACTGCTTTTGAAGAATCCTCCCTCAAACTTCAGGGACCACTCTGTTTGCACTTTGGAAG GATGGAAGACAACAGTGAAGCTGATTAGCGCTGAGGGTTTCGAATTTGTTGTTGATAAGGAAGCTGCTATGGTTTCACAGACCATACACAACATGCTTACCTCTCCAG GGAATTTCGCTGAGAGGCGGCACGGCGAGGTTACCTTCCCTGAGATCTGCACCACCATTCTCGAGAAGATTTGCCAGTATTTTTATTGGCATCTCCAATTCGCAAG TGGGAAAGAGACAGAGCTTCCTATTGAATCTGAATTAACTTTGGAGCTAATGGTGGCTGCCAATTACCTACATACATGA
- the LOC130968108 gene encoding 70 kDa peptidyl-prolyl isomerase-like, protein MNKGENGLFTIPLELAYAESGSPPTIPSKATLQFDVQLLSWTSVKDICKDGGLFKKILVEGEKWENPKDPNEVLIVEISIRDSQIYSWRP, encoded by the exons ATGAATAAAGGTGAAAATGGTCTTTTCACCATCCCACTTGAACTAGCTTATGCTGAATCCGGTTCTCCTCCAACAATTCCGTCCAAAGCAACTCTTCAATTTGATGTTCAGCTGTTGTCTTGGACTAGTGTGAAGGACATATGTAAGGATGGTGGCTTGTTTAAGAAGATACTTGTTGAGGGAGAGAAATGGGAGAACCCTAAAGATCCTAATGAAGTTCTAA TTGTTGAGATTTCTATCAGAGATTCACAG